The Bradysia coprophila strain Holo2 unplaced genomic scaffold, BU_Bcop_v1 contig_732, whole genome shotgun sequence genome has a window encoding:
- the LOC119084469 gene encoding uncharacterized protein LOC119084469, producing MESIGTPIKTKTEVIPFFPSNLHEKQGKVSVWWFERNFSQSFYGTFASRQCNSCMLIMLLVASRIRIYNIKMKAVQDQLPFDLISVFAESILDGNKIYCTMSNAKKLRDINFSVPDAICAVGKYLRGLNEWFYASIQVLNFDDGIRESIFSGLTEGYNRWKGCTATTKTENYLFALLIASKRSVLFVFEEKSSTVTVLDSHEHLGVYGSIVVQTDIKNLLGLCQSIERMFVDVSESCPYRMELSFLECNEENPLVYIRKFIPFASSIAY from the exons ATGGAATCAATAGGTACTCCAATCAAAACGAAGACCGAAGTTATTCCATTCTTCCCATCGAATCTACATGAAAAGCAGGGAAAAGTATCGGTTTGGTGGTTTGAACGAAACTTTTCTCAATCGTTTTATGGAACCTTTGCGTCACGACAGTGCAATTCCTGTATGCTGATTATGCTGTTGGTCGCATCCAGAATTCGGATATACAATATTAAG atgaagGCTGTTCAGGATCAGCTAccatttgatttaatttcggTGTTTGCCGAGTCCATTTTAGACGGAAATAAGATTTACTGCACTATGAGTAACGCAAAGAAGTTACGGGATATTAATTTCAGTGTACCGGATGCTATATGTGCCGTTGGAAAGTACTTAAGGGGCTTAAACGAATGG TTTTACGCTTCGAttcaagttttgaatttcgatgatGGAATCAGAGAAAGCATTTTTTCTGGACTGACTGAAGGATACAACCGATGGAAAGGATGTACTGCAActacaaaaactgaaaattatcTGTTCGCGTTATTGATTGCTTCAAAACGATCGGTACTGTTCGTATTCGAAGAAAAATCGTCGAcg GTGACCGTCCTTGACTCGCATGAACATCTGGGTGTCTACGGAAGCATTGTTGTACAAACGGATATAAAGAATTTGCTCGGCTTATGCCAATCTATCGAAAGAATGTTTGTGGATGTTTCTGAATCGTGTCCCTATCGAATGGAGCTATCATTTCTTGAATGCAATGAAGAGAATCCACTGGTTTACATCAGAAAATTTATACCATTTGCATCGTCGATTGCTTATTAA
- the LOC119084111 gene encoding vitellogenin-2-like yields the protein MVTRNNRAICTLFLAVSLVSIAYTLPTQRKILPFEEDFDSEYDYESEEYNSLSLKDIQKAMYKVKGGNGPFVLNSLLDIKTLQNIDSTKELSASKFKQINWNPIKRVKRQDSSIKNRPNRRTTTSTTPKEESMENSPEMSSTTRRTTRTTPANDESKENSQEMSSTTRRTTRTTPANDESMEMSSTTKRTTTTTPSDQSMEKKPEMSSTTASSNCQRGSSKKGSESTSPCSLRTTKKPKSSEEDSSSSSDSSSGSKEKKKKCKNRNRSKERHRHHHRHHQRNRSHERRRHGSRERNQCE from the exons ATGGTCACACGAAATAATAGG GCAATTTGCACATTGTTCCTAGCGGTATCGCTAGTGAGTATAGCTTATACGTTGCCTACTCAACGCAAGATTTTGCCTTTTGAAGAAGATTTCGACTCAGAATACGATTATGAGTCTGAAGAATACAACAGTTTATCACTCAAAGATATACAGAAAGCCATGTACAAGGTCAAAGGGGGCAATGGTCCATTTGTGTTAAATAGTTTGTTGGACataaaaacattacaaaacATCGATTCTACGAAAGAACTTTCCGCATCAAAATTTAAGCAAATCAATTGGAATCCTATCAAACGAGTAAAACGTCAGGACAGTTCAATAAAGAATCGTCCAAACAGACGGACTACTACAAGTACTACCCCAAAAGAAGAATCAATG GAAAATTCACCGGAAATGTCTTCGACTACTCGACGAACCACTCGTACTACCCCTGCCAACGATGAATCCAAGGAAAATTCACAGGAAATGTCTTCGACGACCCGACGAACCACTCGCACGACTCCGGccaatgacgaatcaatggaaaTGTCGTCAACTACCAAACGAACCACTACCACCACACCGAGCGATCAATCAATGGAAAAGAAACCGGAAATGTCATCGACAACGGCCAGTAGCAATTGTCAACGCGGTAGTTCTAAAAAAGGTTCCGAAAGTACGTCACCATGTTCTCTtcgtacaacaaaaaaaccgaaaagttcTGAAGAAGATTCGAGTTCAAGTTCGGATTCAAGTTCCGGttcaaaagaaaagaagaagaaatgcAAGAATAG AAATCGTTCAAAAGAAAgacatcgtcatcatcatcgtcaccACCAGCGCAACCGCTCGCATGAAAGGAGGCGACATGGAAGCAGAGAACGTAATCAATGCGAGTAA